TACATTTCCCCTTTCTCCTCGGGGTCTTAGGACTACGTCGATACCGCAGAAGTCGCCATTCGCCCTAAAGGGAGTTGAACCGGTTTCCTTTCCCACCTTGCTCGCTGGAAAAGAGATTCACTGCAAATCTAACGGTGGTGCAAACCGCAAATCGTCTACAAACACTTCACCAGCTTCTACATCGAATCTCAAGGCAACAATCTCGGTCTCATGAGGTACCAATTCCTCAAGGGGAACTTGGAGCTGCGTGTACCACTTGGAGAGAGGCATCGGACCGATGAACTCCAGAGCATCCAATTGAATCTCACCCTCCGTGGTCACGATAGTAAGACCGAGTCTTTCTAGTCCTGATTCGTTTCCAAGCTTCACCCGGGCGTCGATGGTCCAATCGCTATCTATCGGTAATGGCTCCGGCATGTGTGTGATGTATCGGCCTTCTAAATCAGTTCGAAGGCGGAGCGCAGAGGCTCTGGAGAAACGGCCGGAGGTGGGGTTCTCGTCAGGTCGATAAGTTTTCACCACCTCGGCATCGAGTCCTTCAAACTCCACCTCGCCGCCGAGTAGGTTGAGCGTAGCGCCTCGTTCTTCAAACGTATCGATCCACACGTGTTCAACATCGCGCCGTCATCTCAATGCTGCGCCATGGGGATAGACTTCGTTCAATACTTTTTCTGCGCCATGTTGAGACATGAGGAATGCTGACGTGAACTCTTTGGGCCAATCCGAGGCGAGTGTGGTGTGGCGGTCAAGAAACGCGGTGGTGAAGAAGTGGGTGGCAGCCTGTTGAGCCTCTCTCTCAATCTTTGGGTCATCCGTCTTTTTGATACGTAGTGAATCACCGGTGTAGGCGTGGATGGCATCAAAAAGTGTGACCCACGTATACTCGCCTCCGAGTTGGTCTTCCATCAAGTCGGGATGCGGATACCAGAGGTCCGTGTCGTCGCTCGCGGAAATGCCCAGAACGGCGTAGTCGCGAAGGGTTTCCGAGCTGAATCCGATGGACCTTAGATCGTTACCCTGAAGGGTGATAACACCACGAGTCAACGGATAGGCTTCTGCAGAAAGGAAGCTAGCGCCTCCTCCACGGCTATGACCCGAGAAAAACACGTAGTCTTCGTCTATCGTCAGGCCTTGAAAGACTGTTTCATCCCAGCTTAGAACTTCTTCAAGTGCGGCAATTTGAGCGTCGGAGCGCAACTGAAGGTTCTCCTTGGATGTGCGCCGGCAATTCGCGTCCGTGCTATCCACGGAGACCACCACAAAACCCCACGATGCCCAGTGATTGTGCAGGTTTTTATAGAGCTCAAATGCCGTGCAGTAGAAGTTGTTGGCGTGCGTGAACACCACAACCGGGAGTTCCCCTGCTGGAATCGTAACCACCCCGGTTTCCAACGGTTCATCCACCACTGGATAGGTGATGTAGAGCTCCTTCCCGCTGAACTCGCCTGAACGAATGGTAGGGTTCGAGGGGCAATCCTCGCTTGGGTTTGAGTTCCAGGGAACAAAGGGGCCGGGTTCGTGATAATCGCCATCGTGCATCTGAAATACGGGCCCAGTAGCGCTAATCTCGCTAGACAATGCACAAGGTGTGTGGACCACAGCTGTTTCCGTGTGGTCTGCGCACCCATAAATAAATGTCGAAAAAACAAAAGCTTGAATCAGAATTCTTCGGCCCACTGCCCGTCCTTATCCCCAAGATTGGCTGACCGTAGAGAAAACCCGATCGTTTTCCAAACAAAATTCAACAGGCATCGAGACATCAATTGACTGATTCATTGGATCTACAATCGGGATTTCTAGATAGTGTGATTTCCAGGGGCTGGTTGCCTGAGTAATTATGATGTGGGAGTTGAAATGGGGAAGTTTTTGTTGGTGATGTTTGCGTGTGTTCTCTCAGTGGGCTGTTCTTCGGGTGGAGGTGATAGCTATGTGCCTCCGCCCATCTGCGATGAGTTAGCATGTCCAGAAACAAGCAGCTGTGTAGTTCAGGAGGGCACACGGGTCTGCGAGTGCAACGAAGGCTACGCTGGCGAGGCGTGCGACGAATGCGCCGAAGGCTTTGCGGAGAAAGACGGTGTTTGCCTGAACAGGTTCTCGTGCGCTTACGAGGCCCTCTGCGAGGAAGGGTTCGTCTGCGTGGATACGGCAGATGGTAAGAGGAGCTGCGTGTGCCCAAGTGGGTTCACTGACTTGGGAGACGAATGCGCGTGTTTCGGCACCGTCGAGGACGGAGAGTGCTTCATAGACCGCCCATGCTTGGAAGTAGACCCGTGCGGGGAAAGAGGAACCTGTGCTGATGATGGCGAAATGACGACTTGCGGATGCGAAGGAGACTACGCCGGACCGCGATGTGATGAATGTGCACCAGACCGAGTATTTCTAGACGGGCGTTGCTCTCCCATTGAGCCCGAAGGTGTTGGTGTTTGTGGTGACGGCCGTTTTGAGCCGAGTGTCGAGGTTTGCGATGATGGCAACAACGATCCCTCGGACGGCGTGACCGACTTTTGTTCCACTGATTGCACCGAACACGTTTGGCCGGGGGGAGAGTGGCCCGGCAATGCGCCTGTGCGAACTGAAACCGACGACACAAGGCTTCTTGTGGAGTTGAACGAAAGCACAGCTCTATATCGAGTTGTTGATTCGGGTACAGAGTTAACGGTGAAAGTGGTTGCCGAGCATGACTTCGATTTCTTAACCCATGATCAGGATGTGAACCTCGGGTTATTCGATAGTTCGGGTGCTAAACTGGGCGAGTCTTTGTGCCTGAACATAGCCCGTTCTTTTGGATTCGAATACGAACCCTCTCACACCGTTTCCGCCCAAGGCGAGCTCATCTTCACAGCTCCGGCGGAGCCAGGTACGTACTACGTGCGGTGGTCTCATGGGGTGGCGATTCGCCCATGCCAGATGCCAATGTCCAATTGGGGTCCAGAGTTCAACTTGTTTGTGATCTACGTCCGATAGCCTAAAGAGTAGCGGCTAGGCGAGTGCCTTGGTCGATGGCGCGTTTAGCGTCCAGCTCAGCGGCTACGTCCGCCCCGCCAATCAGGTGGGCCTCCTTACCTTTTGCCCTGAGCTTGGTGTCCAGATCGCGCAGGGGTATCTGGCCCGCGCAGATGATGATGTGGTCCACCTCAAGCACCCGAGGAACGCCTTTCACGGTAATGTGTAGACCTGCTTCGCTGATGCGATCGTAGGTACACTCGGAGAGCATTTCCACGCCCAGGTTCTTGAGGCTCGTGCGATGAATCCAGCCGGTGGTCTTGCCTAGGCCCGCGCCGGGTTTTCCTTTAGAGCGTTGGCAAAGTGTGATTTGGCGAGCGGGTTTGGGGTGCTTGGCCTCAAGGAGTCCGCCGCGGGTGTCGTGCGCCATGTTCACGCCCCAGGTCTCCATGAAGAGCTCTACGTTGGTGCTTGGGCTTGGGCCTTCGTGCGCGAGGTACTCCGCAATATCAAAGCCAATCCCGCCTGCCCCAATAATCGCCACTCGCTCGCCGACTTTGGCTTTCCCCGCCAAGACGTCCACGTAGGACAGAACCCTCTCGGCGAGCTCGGCACGCTCCATGCCGTCAATATGGATTGACCGCGGAACCACTCCGGTGGCCAGGATTACCTCATCGAACTCCGCCAGATTCTCGGGTGTGGCTTCGGTGTTGAGCTTGAGTTCTACGCCAACCTCCTCAAGCCAATGCTTGAAGTAGCGCAACGTCTCGTTGAACTCCTCCTTGCCTGGGATTTCCTTGGCCATCAGGAATTGTCCTCCAA
This Microvenator marinus DNA region includes the following protein-coding sequences:
- a CDS encoding chlorophyllase/cutinase-like alpha/beta fold protein, with product MGRRILIQAFVFSTFIYGCADHTETAVVHTPCALSSEISATGPVFQMHDGDYHEPGPFVPWNSNPSEDCPSNPTIRSGEFSGKELYITYPVVDEPLETGVVTIPAGELPVVVFTHANNFYCTAFELYKNLHNHWASWGFVVVSVDSTDANCRRTSKENLQLRSDAQIAALEEVLSWDETVFQGLTIDEDYVFFSGHSRGGGASFLSAEAYPLTRGVITLQGNDLRSIGFSSETLRDYAVLGISASDDTDLWYPHPDLMEDQLGGEYTWVTLFDAIHAYTGDSLRIKKTDDPKIEREAQQAATHFFTTAFLDRHTTLASDWPKEFTSAFLMSQHGAEKVLNEVYPHGAALR